The Prunus persica cultivar Lovell chromosome G8, Prunus_persica_NCBIv2, whole genome shotgun sequence genome includes a region encoding these proteins:
- the LOC18766337 gene encoding peptidyl-prolyl cis-trans isomerase CYP21-1 yields the protein MGREISALLQPRSLLIFLVLAIFLIFVFSSTHKKEEEKVEEVPEITHRVYLDVDIEGQHLGRIVIGLYGQVVPKTVENFRALCTGEKGKGAKGKPLHYKRTPFHRIVSGFMIQGGDIVYRDGRGYESIYGGTFADENFRLKHSHAGVVSMVNSGPDSNGSQFFITTIKASWLDGEHVVFGKVIQGMDTVYAIEGGAGTYSGKPRKKVTIAESGEIPQSQWDEES from the exons ATGGGTCGAGAAATCTCCGCTCTGCTCCAACCACGATCCCTCCTCATCTTCCTCGTTCTCGCCATTTTCCTCATATTCGTCTTCTCTTCCACCCATAAAAAG GAGGAAGAGAAAGTAGAAGAGGTGCCTGAAATTACCCACAGAGTATACCTGGATGTTGATATTGAGGGACAGCACTTAG gTAGAATTGTGATTGGATTATATGGTCAGGTTGTACCAAAAACTGTTG AAAATTTTAGGGCGTTGTGCACAG GGGAAAAAGGCAAAGGTGCTAAGGGAAAACCGCTCCACTATAAGAGAACACCATTTCATCGTATTGTATCTGGGTTCATGATTCAAGGTGGAGATATTGTTTATCGTGATGGGAGGGGATATGAATCTATATATGGTGGCACATTTGCTGACGAGAATTTCAGATTGAAACATTCACATGCAg GTGTTGTTTCTATGGTGAATTCAGGACCTGATTCCAATGGCTCACAGTTCTTTATCACCACAATCAAAGCTAGTTG GTTGGATGGGGAGCATGTTGTCTTTGGCAAGGTAATTCAGGGCATGGACACTGTGTATGCAATTGAAGGCGGGGCTGGAACCTACAGTGGAAAACCCAGAAAGAAGGTTACTATTGCTGAATCTGGAGAGATACCCCAGAGCCAGTGGGATGAGGAAAGTTGA
- the LOC18767299 gene encoding CTL-like protein DDB_G0288717, whose translation MGSSEEPNRPISFYDSSSPSAPLLSKPPNPIDDPPPPPPSSPPSYTDQPDSESDPTQYLQISYNHGPRPFKDLPFLIIFVLFVLATFAFGIFSIFHRNTSYSNLSSFVYDSDSTSCVENDTLTHHPNWILLTFSSSSSSFLKDLTWTLVITLILSLPICISLLLLLKHYAKQVVYVFLPFFIVFPIFFNVYWFVACTLSSTCSDALPLLYRILILIFVFLVIGVLVWILVVNWHRIELTVSIIGVASDALSRNLGLFGVLPCLTLALVVYYAPIVVFLVFARLNGKIVPRESNDVYTCVWKQDSWVPAYYALAILTMLWSLTTMVEAQVYVISGTVAQWYFTKEDSTPRRIIRSSLRNAFGPSFGTVCVSGLLLAVVRVVRAVVDGARREGAPGMVNFVLRCCVNALFSAIDFLNKFTINFAAITGEAYCSSARMTYELLKRNLLSAVFVETISTRLLAGIVFVLSAIYAIAVCAILKGVSNLGVDSYFVALLAWVLLILVLGFFVHVLDNVIDTVYVCYAIDRDRGEVCKQEVHEVYVHLPISRNHRPSSIISRTLGV comes from the exons ATGGGCAGCTCTGAAGAACCCAACAGGCCCATCTCCTTCTACGACTCGTCGTCTCCCTCCGCACCCCTCCTCTCCAAGCCCCCCAACCCAATCGACGACCCACCGCCGCCACCGCCATCCTCACCCCCGTCTTACACCGACCAACCCGATTCAGAATCCGACCCGACGCAGTATCTCCAGATCTCCTACAACCACGGCCCACGCCCTTTCAAAGACCTACCCTTTCTAATCATCTTCGTCCTTTTCGTCCTCGCCACCTTCGCCTTCGGAATCTTCTCCATCTTTCACCGGAACACAAGTTACTCCAACCTTTCCTCCTTCGTCTACGACTCTGACTCCACCTCTTGCGTCGAAAACGACACTTTGACCCATCACCCCAACTGGATCCTCCtcactttctcttcttcctcttcgtcTTTTCTCAAAGATTTAACATGGACCCTCGTAATTACGTTGATTTTGAGCTTGCCCATTTGCATCAGCTTGCTGTTGCTTCTCAAGCACTACGCTAAGCAAGTTGTCTATGTCTTTCTCCCCTTCTTCATTGTGTTCCCAATTTTCTTCAACGTGTATTGGTTCGTTGCTTGTACTCTCAGCTCAACTTGCAGCGATGCATTGCCTTTACTTTAcagaattttgattttgatatttgtGTTTTTGGTAATTGGGGTCCTTGTGTGGATACTTGTGGTCAATTGGCATCGAATTGAGCTCACTGTGAGTATAATTGGGGTGGCCTCCGATGCGCTTTCGAGGAACTTGGGTTTGTTTGGGGTCTTGCCATGTTTGACTTTGGCATTGGTGGTTTACTATGCTCCCATTGTTGTGTTCTTGGTGTTTGCGAGGTTGAATGGGAAGATTGTTCCCCGAGAATCAAACGATGTGTATACCTGTGTGTGGAAGCAAGATAGTTGGGTGCCTGCTTATTATGCATTGGCAATTCTCACTATGTTGTGGTCTCTAACGACTATGGTGGAAGCTCAGGTGTATGTGATTAGTGGGACTGTTGCTCAGTGGTACTTCACTAAGGAGGATTCAACTCCAAGGCGGATTATTAGAAGTTCTTTAAG AAATGCCTTTGGCCCCTCCTTTGGCACAGTATGTGTATCTGGATTGCTTTTAGCTGTTGTTCGAGTGGTGCGTGCCGTGGTTGATGGTGCAAGACGAGAGGGTGCACCTGGAATGGTGAATTTTGTATTACGCTGCTGTGTTAATGCCTTATTCTCAGCGATTGACTTCCTCAACAAGTTTACAATCAACTTTGCAGCAATAACTGGTGAAGCTTACTGTTCTTCTGCAAGGATGACATATGAGCTTCTAAAACGTAATCTTCTCTCTGCGGTGTTCGTAGAAACCATCTCCACTCGTCTATTGGCTGGAATTGTTTTTGTACTCTCAGCAATATATGCAATTGCG GTGTGTGCTATCTTAAAGGGCGTAAGCAATCTCGGGGTTGATTCGTACTTTGTGGCTTTGCTGGCATGGGTGCTGCTGATCTTGGTACTGGGTTTCTTTGTCCATGTGCTGGACAATGTAATTGACACCGTGTACGTGTGCTATGCCATAGATAGGGACAGAGGTGAGGTTTGTAAACAGGAAGTTCATGAGGTTTACGTTCACTTACCGATTAGTCGAAACCATAGACCATCATCTATCATCTCCAGAACTCTGGGTGTATAA
- the LOC18767667 gene encoding 26S proteasome non-ATPase regulatory subunit 4 homolog, with protein sequence MVLEATMICVDNSEWMRNGDYSPSRLQAQADAINLICGAKTQANPENTVGVLTMAGKGVRVLATPTSDLGRILACMHGLEMGGEMNITAAIQVAQLALKHRQNKNQQQRIIVFAGSPVKYEKKVLETIGKKLKKNSVALDIVDFGEEDDGKPEKLEALLSAVNNNDSSHIVHVPPGPNALSDVLISTPVFTGDGEGGSGFAVAAAAATAAAIGGGSGYDFGVDPNIDPELALALRVSMEEERARQEAAAKRAAEEAGRQEKGEEPSSKSEDVTMTDQANVSSSNEDKKLTDDAVDENDLLKEALAMSMNISGTGHSAGDTEISEATSGDQELALALQMSMQESAGEPSSQSDVSKVLEDQSFLSSILESLPGVDPNDPSVKDLLASLKNQSESQQKDEEEPSNKDK encoded by the exons ATGGTTCTCGAG GCTACTATGATCTGCGTCGACAATTCAGAATGGATGCGGAACGGCGATTACTCTCCGTCCAGATTACAAGCTCAAGCTGACGCTATTAATCTCATTTGTGGTGCCAAAACCCAG GCCAATCCGGAGAATACAGTCGGGGTATTAACAATGGCGGGCAAAGGGGTTCGCGTGTTGGCCACTCCAACCTCTGATCTTGGCAGGATTTTGGCTTGCATGCACG GTCTGGAGATGGGAGGTGAGATGAACATAACAGCTGCGATCCAAGTAGCTCAGTTGGCTCTTAAGCAtcgccaaaacaaaaaccaacagCAGCGGATTATAGTTTTTGCTGGGAG CCCTGTCAAATATGAGAAGAAGGTGTTGGAAACAATTGgaaagaaactgaaaaagaACAGTGTTGCTCTTGATATTGTTGATTTCGGTGAAGAGGATGATGGGAAGCCAGAGAAGCTGGAGGCCCTTCTGTCTGCTGTTAATAACAATGACAGCAGTCATATAGTACATGTCCCTCCTGGTCCAAATGCTCTCTCTGATGTTCTTATAAG TACACCTGTATTCACTGGTGATGGAGAAGGAGGTAGTGGCTTTGCAgtggcagcagcagcagcaactgCGGCTGCTATTGGTGGTGGTTCTGGCTACGATTTTGGCGTAGATCCCAATATTGATCCTGAGCTCGCTCTTGCCCTTAGAGTTTCTATGGAGGAGGAAAGGGCTAGGCAAGAAGCTGCTGCCAAAAGAGCTGCTGAAGAAGCTGGTagacaagaaaaaggagaggAACCATCATCCAAATCAGAGGATGTAACCATGACAGATCAAGCCAatgtttcttcttccaacgAGGATAAGAAACTTACTGATGATGCG GTTGATGAGAATGACTTGCTGAAGGAGGCTCTTGCAATGTCAATGAATATCTCTGGAACTGGTCATTCAGCAGGTGATACCGAAATTTCAGAGGCAACTAGTGGAGATCAGGAGTTGGCTTTAG CTCTTCAAATGTCCATGCAGGAAAGTGCCGGAGAGCCCTCATCCCAGTCCGATGTCAGCAAGGTGTTGGAGGACcagtcttttctttcttctatccTTGAATCA CTTCCGGGAGTTGACCCCAATGATCCTTCAGTGAAAGATCTTCTTGCATCTCTGAAGAATCAGTCTGAG TCCCAACAAAAGGATGAAGAAGAACCATCAAACAAGGACAAATGA
- the LOC18767544 gene encoding actin-depolymerizing factor 5, giving the protein MAMAFKMATTGMWVTDECKSSFMEMKWKKVHRYIVFKIDEGSRLVTVDKVGGPGESYDDLAASLPKDDCRYAVFDFDFVTVDNCRKSKLFFIAWSPSASRIRAKILYATSKAGLRRVLDGISYELQATDPTEMGMDVIKDRAK; this is encoded by the exons ATGGCAATGGCATTCAAGATG GCTACAACTGGGATGTGGGTTACAGATGAGTGCAAGAGCTCATTCATGGAGATGAAATGGAAGAAGGTCCACAGGTACATAGTGTTCAAGATTGATGAAGGATCAAGGCTGGTCACTGTTGATAAGGTTGGAGGGCCTGGTGAGAGCTATGATGATCTGGCAGCCTCCTTGCCCAAAGATGATTGTAGATATGCTGTCTTTGACTTTGATTTTGTCACTGTTGATAATTGCAGGAAGAGCAAACTCTTCTTCATTGCCTG GTCACCAAGTGCATCAAGAATTAGGGCAAAAATTCTGTATGCAACCTCCAAAGCTGGGCTGAGGAGAGTTCTGGATGGCATCAGCTATGAACTCCAGGCCACTGATCCAACTGAGATGGGGATGGATGTGATCAAGGACAGAGCCAAATAA
- the LOC18768581 gene encoding subtilisin-like protease SBT1.6, producing MAATSLPFLFFLFLFIFFKFSASQTADQTLKTFLFRVDRHSKPSIFPTHYHWYASEFVDPPQILHVYDTVFHGFSASLTPDQVASISSHPSVLAVIEDQRRHLHTTRSPQFLGLRNQRGLWSESDYGSDVIVGVFDTGVWPERRSFSDKHLGPIPRRWRGVCETGVKFARSNCNRKLIGARFFIKGHEAAANAGGPISAINDTVEYRSPRDADGHGTHTASTAAGRYAFEASMSGYASGIAKGVAPKARLAVYKVCWKESGCFDSDILAAFDAAVNDGVDVISISIGGGDGISSPYYLDPIAIGSYGAVAHGVFVSSSAGNDGPNGMSVTNLAPWLTTVGAGTIDRNFPAVVILGDGRRLNGVSLYAGSPLKGKMYPVVYPGKSGMLSGSLCMENSLDPREVGGKIVICDRGSSPRVAKGLVVKKAGGVGMILANGISNGEGLVGDAHLIPTCAVGADEGDAVKSYVSSTKTPTATLDFEGTVIGIKPAPVVASFSGRGPNGLNPEILKPDLIAPGVNILAAWTDAVGPTGLETDSRKTEFNILSGTSMAAPHVSGAAALLKSAHPDWSPAAIRSAMMTTASVTDNRNQTMTDEATGKASTAYDLGAGHLNLGRAMDPGLVYDITNDDYVRFLCSVGYGPRVIQVITRTPLNCPAKKPSPENLNYPSIAALFSTAGKSSKTFIRTVTNVGQPNAVYRPRIEAPRGVTVAVKPSRLVFNEAVKKRSFIVTVGVDRKNVVFGEAGAVFGSLYWGDGKHVVRSPIVVTQMDPL from the coding sequence ATGGCCGCCACTTCTCTccccttcctcttcttcctcttcctcttcatattcttcaaattttcagcTTCGCAAACCGCCGATCAAACACTCAAGACCTTCCTTTTCCGAGTAGACAGACACTCCAAGCCGTCGATTTTCCCGACCCATTATCACTGGTACGCATCGGAGTTCGTCGACCCACCTCAGATCCTCCACGTATACGACACCGTCTTCCATGGCTTCTCCGCATCTCTCACCCCTGACCAAGTCGCCTCCATCTCCAGCCACCCTTCAGTCCTCGCCGTGATCGAGGACCAGCGCAGACACCTCCACACCACTCGCTCCCCACAATTTTTGGGACTCAGAAACCAGCGCGGGCTCTGGTCCGAATCTGACTACGGCTCCGACGTCATCGTCGGAGTCTTCGACACCGGAGTCTGGCCAGAACGCCGGAGCTTCTCGGATAAGCATCTCGGTCCGATTCCCAGACGCTGGAGAGGGGTTTGCGAAACCGGAGTGAAATTCGCGAGAAGTAACTGCAACAGGAAGCTGATCGGAGCTCGGTTCTTCATCAAGGGACACGAGGCGGCGGCCAATGCCGGCGGTCCGATATCCGCCATCAACGACACCGTCGAGTACCGGTCCCCGCGAGACGCCGACGGCCATGGAACACACACCGCCTCCACGGCGGCCGGCAGGTACGCCTTCGAGGCCAGCATGTCTGGTTACGCCTCCGGCATCGCCAAAGGCGTCGCTCCGAAAGCTCGGTTGGCGGTTTACAAGGTCTGCTGGAAAGAATCTGGTTGCTTCGACTCCGATATATTGGCCGCCTTCGACGCCGCCGTTAACGACGGTGTGGATGTCATCTCCATTTCCATCGGAGGCGGCGACGGCATTTCGTCTCCGTATTATCTCGATCCGATCGCAATCGGCTCTTACGGCGCCGTTGCGCACGGTGTGTTCGTGTCGTCGTCGGCCGGCAACGATGGTCCAAACGGCATGTCAGTGACGAACCTCGCCCCGTGGCTTACGACGGTGGGTGCGGGAACCATCGATCGGAATTTCCCGGCGGTTGTGATTTTAGGCGACGGGCGGAGGCTAAACGGCGTATCGTTGTACGCTGGATCGCCTCTGAAAGGCAAGATGTACCCTGTCGTTTATCCCGGGAAATCCGGCATGCTCTCTGGTTCGCTGTGCATGGAGAATTCCCTGGACCCCCGCGAGGTCGGGGGCAAAATCGTAATTTGTGACCGCGGGAGCAGCCCCCGCGTGGCTAAAGGTTTGGTCGTGAAAAAAGCTGGCGGCGTGGGGATGATCCTGGCTAACGGAATCTCTAACGGCGAGGGTCTCGTCGGCGACGCTCATCTTATTCCCACTTGCGCTGTGGGTGCAGACGAGGGTGACGCAGTTAAGTCGTACGTGTCGTCCACTAAGACGCCCACGGCGACTCTCGATTTCGAAGGCACTGTGATCGGAATCAAACCGGCTCCAGTTGTGGCTTCGTTCTCCGGTCGTGGGCCGAATGGGTTGAACCCGGAGATTCTCAAGCCGGACCTGATTGCCCCTGGAGTTAACATTTTAGCTGCCTGGACAGACGCGGTGGGGCCCACTGGCCTGGAAACGGACAGTAGAAAAACGGAGTTCAATATATTGTCTGGGACTTCCATGGCGGCCCCACACGTGAGCGGAGCCGCGGCTTTGCTCAAGTCGGCACACCCGGATTGGAGCCCAGCCGCCATAAGATCGGCTATGATGACCACAGCGAGCGTGACAGATAATCGAAACCAAACCATGACTGATGAGGCCACTGGAAAGGCCTCCACGGCTTATGATTTGGGTGCGGGTCATTTGAATCTGGGTCGGGCCATGGATCCAGGGCTTGTTTATGATATCACCAACGACGATTATGTTCGGTTTCTATGTTCGGTCGGGTACGGGCCCCGAGTGATCCAGGTGATAACTCGGACCCCGCTCAATTGCCCGGCCAAGAAGCCCTCGCCAGAGAATCTCAATTACCCCTCAATCGCGGCGTTGTTTTCGACCGCGGGTAAGTCGAGCAAGACGTTTATCCGGACCGTGACAAATGTGGGCCAGCCCAACGCGGTGTACCGGCCTAGGATCGAGGCCCCGAGAGGGGTGACCGTAGCGGTGAAGCCGTCAAGACTGGTGTTTAACGAGGCCGTGAAGAAGCGGAGCTTTATAGTGACGGTTGGAGTAGATAGGAAGAATGTGGTGTTTGGTGAGGCGGGTGCTGTGTTCGGGTCGCTCTATTGGGGCGATGGGAAGCATGTGGTTCGGAGCCCCATTGTGGTGACCCAAATGGATCCCTTGTAA